AAACAAGTCTTCCAATCCACGATAAGGAACCAAGGGACCGCATTAGGAGCcttgaaaaaaataaagaatagcCAACATAGAATCAGTTTCAATCCATATATGTTTCCAGTCTCTGACCCAAGTTATACGCACAGCCTCAATAAAGGCAAGAGTTTCTGCTACAATTGAACTTACAAAATTCGTATTTGAAGCAAAACCACTAAGTACCCCACCCTCCGAAGAGCAAAAGGACCCCCAAATCCAGCACGTCTGTTGGCACAAGAACCATCAATATTAACCTTAAGCCACCCATCGATCAACAACTCCAAAACACTGGAATAAAGGATGGAGCCCAATAAAAAGTGGCAAGATACCCAATAAAGAGAAAATAGGCAACACTAAAGACGATGAGCTACAACTCAAGAAACACACTGAGGCCGAGTCACGAAACCGAGCCCGctagccagcacttggtataaTCCAATGAAGCAAACTTGCCTCAAACCAGAGACTTAAAACTCATACATAAGTAAGGTTCTAAACAACGCTAAGCAGTAGTCGGTCGATAAGATGTGGCCTAGCGCATAAGCTGCCAGGCGGGGCCTAGGTGGACTAAgaggatttaagtaaatttgttatatatcatataaaataagtgcatatttattcttaaaaaatacataattgtagggggatacataaattgcgaaataaaatgacatatagattatatAGTATTAGAACATTGTGAAAACATgggaaacaaacatataatgtgtgttcatccaagtattcaacaagtctcttacattttattgaaaaaaaaaatgcaaaatgaaagttattgaTTGTATGTCTAAGTCTAGGCAGTCTAGGCgatctttcttaattttcaaatgctaaGGGATTAATCGACGCGGTGGCCAGCAACTTAATTCCTAAGTGGCACTAAGTGAGAATTTTTAAAACAGTAATATAAGTCTCTGGTGAAGTTAAGACCCAAATTTGAGTTTCAAATTTCGGTTTTTAGACtttgggatttccaatgaatttGAGTGTTCAGTTGAAaacaaatttagaaaaaaaaataataataatactttaTACCTTTTTGAGAAGTTTGTAGCTTACTTGGTAAGAGCATTCATGTTTGTACCTTTGTACCTCATGTTCCTTCCTCAATTGGTATAAAAATGATATATCCTCACTtggtataaatttatatatattgtaGGTTTGAATTTTGTGGGTGATAAGTTCGATACAAATTTATCTTCCACTTCTTGGTGTAAATATATgtagtataaataataaaagagagaaGGAGGCAACAACCGGGCTTTATGGAAAACACAAGTCTAAACCAATGCATTGACACTCAAAAATTATAAAGTTCCTACGAAGTGAACTGCTGTTTTATATTCTCTCTTTGTGTAGTTGAACGGTGAAACCAGACTATGATACCAACAAGTTGTTCATTTGTGTTCAACTACTGAAAGGCATTCCAGTACAATATGCATATCAGCATTACCGGTTGCAATACTCAGCAAGTTCAATCTCAGTTGCCAAATTCAAACGTGCAGAAAGATGATAAAAGAAGAACATTAATATCGACAAATGAATGCCTCGCTTGATACATtgtagggaaattttatttaaacccattaaTCCTCTTTCCACACCCAACTTAGAAATTTTGTCCCACAAACTTACCATTTTACCCTCaaatacaaaatttacaaacttgAAAAAATTACACAAACACATAAACCCACCAACCACCTACCCTGGCAACAACCGGACTTGATTATGGTCGTCATCAAGCAACCAATCCACAACCTTGCTAGGCTGGTTAAGACCAAGCCtttcttgaagatcatacaATTGGATTGCAGTGGGTACCGATAGCCTCACCCGCCGATCTCGAAACCCTCTTATGGTGCAAACCTTGCTATGCCTGTCCTTTCCTCCAAAAGCTCGGGACGCACGCACAATCCTTGGATCCTTCAACCTTGGCCATGGAGGTTATGAACGAGCTAAATTAGGGTATGATGAGATTTTATTAGCTTTTCTAGCGACACATTCTCTTGATGTCGTCGAAGACCACAACCGCCCTCCACTATATTTTTGCTGTTCTTCTCCACCCTCCGGCAATCCATTTTCCAATTTCCGGTAGCCAATTGTGGCTGGATTTTTCGCCAGTTGATAATATCTTTCTACACCCATATTTTCTTTAGGGCATAattgaaatataaaatttaacaaaaatttaatgGGTGTAGAAATAAGTTTATTGggtccaaataaaatttccctacaTTGTGCAGTTTTGTGTTCATAGGCTTTAACCATGAGTATACAGATTTATATCATTTGGCTGAAACAAGAAATGCCTACTACCGAGCCATTCGGTTTTATTACCATGAACTTGGGCGGTGTTTTTATATGTACCTGCTGAAGTGCGAACTTAAACTAAATGGCCTTGACAAGTTACAAGGTCTGAGTAGGTAGAAACGGTGGAGTACTCAAAGCTTGGCAACGGCAGTTGCAGGCAAATTTGATCTTGCAGGGAGCTTTAATTCTTCCCATCCTTCATCATCCAACTTAGAGAAGTATTGCTCGACCATATGGTTTGTGACGAGCTCCAATTTGGAAGGCTCCCACTGCATGAAGAACCAAGAGAAGAATCCAAAGAAAATTAAAGCGCAAAATACACACATATTTGTATGATAAAGACATATATACACAGCcagatatgtgtgtgtgtgtgtgcgcgcgcgcgcgtGTGATGAGTAAGCACATAACAGGGATTCTACACCCAAAATTAATTGTCCTGTTGGCATTAGAGCAAAAATTTATTAGGCGTTTCAATGCCTTCGCGTCCAAACATGAAAAAGTCAGGATGAGCAAAAGCAAGAATACCCTCATTCTAAGACAAGGGCCACTTTGTCGTAGCACAACCATCAATGTCGTACATAGATTTAAATGTTTCATGTTTTAGGTTCCCAGTAAAGGTTAACAGAAAATAAGTCAATTTAGAATGTTTAAATACTTTTGTTGATTATAATTAGATGATTATACACCTTCAGTATATGTTGATTACTTGGGCAGATGATCTATCAAGAgaatgttgtgctaggatagcaccaaaccttatggaaccaactcaatctaacccacaggaaatttatcaaatgaaaatgcaagaacaatatagaaaataacaccaagattttaacgaggttcctccacagtcagtgtaactggagtacgtcctcggagcagtaggagctcacccaataatccactatcaaccaaatgggagtttacaaagtgttggcaatctcacaacccaaataacccaatacacccaatagttctcacacaccaaagaaacaaatagagaagaaaatataatgaataatttcttctctatacatatagctcaaagctattacaacaacaattacTTTGGTTGATGATTACTAATCAAATGAAGCAACAACTTCTTCTTCTGTTTTAggctctctgcaactctccctTGCTCTCTGCAAAATGagctctttcttctctctgttTTCTTCTCCAAACCGAAAATGAGCTCTCTGCTTCTTTCCCTTCACTCTTTTCGGATGCACCCCACACACAAAAGCAACCAAAACACTTATTAAGAACCATAAGTCACGGGtggtaaaaagaaagaaaacttttCCCATTTTTCTTCCCTAAAACAAGGAAAGGTTGTCCACCTTTTtctttataatatttttttagccGAAAGTTCATTTGGACATTTGTCCATTTGGCACTTGGCCAAttattcaacaatctccaccttggccaagttccgaaagacgccatgataagccaaaatgcttcaaaactcctactgctcaacgccttctttatataggcaaaatgtgagccaagttcaaacagtgaacaaacttggctacaccaacaaccttagtcaacatatcagcggggttgtctttcgttggaatcttctggataatgatttccccttcaccaacaatttcacgaacaaagtgataacgcacatctatgtgcttggtcctcgcatgatgaacctgatacttagccaaataaatggcactctgactatcacaatgtacctccacctgcttctgatcaacccccaaatctctaataagcccatgtatccaaatggcctcctttatagcttcagcaactgccatatattcagcctctgtagtagacaaggcaacagacgactgcaaaatggacctccaacaaactggccctttagccatagtaaacacatagcctgtagtagacttccttccatccagatcacctgcataatctgaatcaacataaccaactgcaaaatgaccaataccagagtcatctctctcaaagcataaaccaacatctcgagtaccatggagatacctcaatatccacttagctgcttgccaatgctctttacctggattatgcatatatcgactcaccatgccaactgcatgagcaatatccggtctagagcataccattgcatacatcaaactaccaaccaaattttcatATGGTATACTTTTCATTTGCAActtctctttatcatttttaggacattgtagagaactcaatttaaaatgaggagccaaaggggtactaaccggtttggttgaatcatgaactccaaacttccgaatcaacttctcaaggtattgttttttattcaaactgaccaaacctttctctctatctctagtgatctccatgccaaggatcttcttcgcttcaccaagatccttcatctcgaactcgttcttcatttgtttcttcaatttctcaatctcttcaacattctttgaggcaatcaacatatcatcaacatatatcaataaataaatgaaagacccatcttgcaacttcttgaagtacacacaatgatcatattgacttctagaataattttggcctctcataaatttatcaaacctcaaataccattgccttggagattgcttcaagccataaagcgatttcttcaatttgcaaaacaaattttccttccctttcactatatacccatccggttgacacatatagatctcttcatacaaatcaccatgtaggaaagccgtcttcacatcaagttgcacaagctcaagatcatactgtgcaacaagagctaacataatgcgaattgaggagtgtttcacaaccggagaaaagatttcattgtagtcaatgccctccttttgtgcataccctttagcaactaatcttgctttaaatctcacattgcttttctcatcagcatcttccttcttggcatacacccatttgcaaccgatcgctttcttgcccttaggcaatttagctaattcccaagtcttgttcttcaagagagaattcatctcatcacccatggcattgcaccaccttttcttctcatcactctcaatagcttcctcaaaattggatggaatctcatcagtgataataggaagagcaaaagcaacataatcactataccgagctggcttggtaatttgtctctttcctctgttcttggcaatagactcttgaggtgaaacttgctcttcaacttgaatagaatcttcaagttcaacttcttcaacatcctcatggtctccaacttcttcacttgtagtggcttcgacatcagcggaaataggatttgaagtaccagaggcaactttctcaagctccacctgttggacatctttcacatttttctcagagtctttgaacatactttcttcatcaaatgtcacatctctgctgattacaagttttttcatctctgggcaccacaacctgtaacctttgacaccactactaaaaccaagaaagatagcctttttggctctaggatcaagtttattttcagtcacatgaaaataagcaggtgaaccaaaaatacggatatagtcataatcagaagaagattttccagtccatacctccattggtgtcttaccctgaatagcagctgagggtaaccggttgatgatgtgacatgcataattaactgcttctgcccaaaatgacttgcttaaacccgactgagacaacatacatctaaccttctcaagcaaggttcgattcaatctttctgcaactccattttgttgtggagttccccgaacactgaaatgtctcacaattccttcctctttgcaaactttaaagaaaggatcagatgtgtattcaccaccattatcagatctcaaaatcttaatctttctcccagtctggttctcaaccattttcttccaacccaagaaaatgcttaacacctcactcttgtgcttcatagtgtagacccaagaccttcttgaataatcatcaacaaaggtcacgaaccaatgtctaccactcaaagatggagtctttgtaggaccccaaacatccgaatgcacataatcaagaatgcccttcgtctgatgtacagcagtaccaaacttcactctagtttgcttccccaagacacaatgctcacagaaatcaagcttacaagtcatggcaccttttagaagaccttgtttcacaagcccttgtagagctttctcaccggcatggcctaatctcatatgccacaatctagtagtatctgaatcagatgtgcccatattttcagagactacagatgcttcacctgtcacagtgcttccctgcaataaatacaaatggccacatctaggagctttcatcacaacaagtgcaccataagtaactttcaatgtctgtccatctgaatgaaacctgaaacccttggattccaaagtacccaaagaaataagatttttcttcaaattcggtacataccgaacacctgtcaactctttaaccatgccatcatgcaacttcaaacgaactgtaccaatcccttttgttgtgcaaggattgtcatctcccatgaacacaacaccaccatcaaactctttcaagcttgaaaaccaatccttgtgaggagtcatatgatgagtacaacccgtatccaacacccacttagtagcacaatcaaatgatgaggaagtggttaaagcaaaatcagaaaaatctgtttcaacctcagcaacattagcttcagaactttctttgcctttggtcttcaattttggacaatctttcttccaatggcccttattacgacaaaaggcacattcatccctttccaaaggttttctacctttagagtttcctctaggtcgagactgtgattttttcctgctagaagatgacctcctctccgatgatctacctctaacaaataaagcttcagaggtactatcatgatttttatctctatgcctcatttcataattcatcaaggcatttgacacatcttcaaatttcacagtttctttaccatgcataatagtggtaacaaaatgctcataagagtccggcaaggaattcaacaatattaaggccttatcttcatccttaatatcctcatctaaatttaacaagtcggcaatcaacttattaaaagcatcaaggtgtctaatcatttttgtaccttctttgtattggaagcggcagagctttttcttcaagtgtagccggttctctgcattcttcgtcatatacttgtcttccaatttttgccacaacacacttgctaccgtctcccgcatcacaaaatacttctgagtttttgcaaggcacaaccgaattgaagagtaagcccacaaatttaatttctcccattccgacttcgacatagcttccggcttctctcccaaagcggcaagtagatcttgttgagccaacacatctttgacctcacattgccacatcccgaagttgtttgtgccatcaaacttttccacttcgaactttgcattttgcaccgtagttcttgcaaacccggaggtgcttccaaaaggattctcatcttgcccgtctgacatctttggcaactagacagtacccaagagcaactagtgctctgataccaattgttgtgctaggatagcaccaaaccttatggaaccaactcaatctaacccacaggaaatttatcaaatgaaaatgcaagaacaatatagaaaataacaccaagattttaacgaggttcctccacagtcagtgtaactggagtacgtcctcggagcagtaggagctcacccaataatccactatcaaccaaatgggagtttacaaagtgttggcaatctcacaacccaaataacccaatacacccaatagttctcacacaccaaagaaacaaatagagaagaaaatataatgaataatttcttctctatacatatagctcaaagctattacaacaacaattacTTTGGTTGATGATTACTAATCAAATGAAGCAACAACTTCTTCTTCTGTTTTAggctctctgcaactctccctTGCTCTCTGCAAAAGGagctctttcttctctctgttTTCTTCTCCAAACCGAAAATGAGCTCTCTGCTTCTTTCCCTTCACTCTTTTCGGATGCACCCCACACACAAAAGCAACCAAAACACTTATTAAGAACCATAAGTCACGGGtggtaaaaagaaagaaaacttttCCCATTTTTCTTCCCTAAAACAAGGAAAGGTTGTCCACCTTTTtctttataatatttttttagccGAAAGTTCATTTGGACATTTGTCCATTTGGCACTTGGCCAATTATTCAACAGAGAAAAGTAATAAAATGTCATTTACCTTTGGGTTCTTATCCTTGTCCAGCAATAAAGCTCTGCAACCCTGCAATTAGAAGCAAGGCTTGAGTCACccgagaaaacaaaaacaatgtgGATACACTATTTGAACAAGCTAACCTCTCTGAAGTCCTTGCTGACTTCTCCTTTCACAACATGTGAAACCATTCTATATTCACGAACAAGGCACTGACCAACTCCCTGAAGTcttccttctctaatctaaagCCGAAAGGAACACATTAATACCAAGCCCAAAAAATTTCCAATTCAATCTCATACAACGCAAAGTGTCTTAATGTTTGTCCTCAGCGTATTATGAAACTTCAATTCCAAGCTTTAGGTGATATTTGTGTGGTATACAATGCCTCATTTTGTGctaagagaaaataaaaagaaatatttgCCTTTCAGAACCATCATACGTGAGCGATAACTTTTTATTTCACCTTACTATAGTGAATTCCACTTTACTACCTTCAACTTTGTCCAATGTAAGGTGCTTaacaaattttagttttgttaTACAAACAATTTATGGACGAAGAGGGAattcatatttttagaatataCTTATGGAACCCTATACCATCTGCCCTGTGCATAACAAGCAATCTTTTTCTTGCCCTGTATAAGGAGTAAAAAAACAATCTAGTATCATACCAGTTCTACACAAACTAATGATAAGTAATTTTGATATGCTACAATTAACCAACTGCAATTTTAAGGCCTGCAGTAGAATTACCGATCTCAAAGAAATCTTCAAACTCATTGGTGATGCCTTCTTTAAAGCATGAATTGTTGAAGTTAGCCAAGCATCCGCTCCGTTTGGAGCCTCCTCATCCTCCTTTAATACAAATCATAGGTCGTCAAGTAAAGTATACATGCTTAATCTACAAGTTGAACACTAAACATAAACTAATTAACTACCAAGCCAAAAGAGTAATAAACTTTCCAAAGATCCAGAACGCAGAGAACATCAAACCAAGCCTTCcaatattttaaattcaaatcaaCTTACAAGGGCAGATACAATTTCTTCTACAGTTCTTCTAGAAAAGCACTTGTCTATAACATCCATCCTGTATTCAAAACAgctgaaaattacaaaaaacatatTCCCAGGTTTTCATTTTTGAGAATATATAACCGGTTCTACAAATGATGGGTCTAGCTGAACTAATGGACACATCAATTTCTGGACCACGCAACGGATTTGTTAAACTTGACCAATTTTACATATAGAAACTTCTAAGTGTGTAGCAACTTAGACATTGTAACTGTTAGATGTGCTTCAACCATTAAAATAACGAATATACTGAGGAATGTAGTTGGTGTCCAAAGTTTTATGGTGTTCATGCTTCCACTGTGGTGATCCAAATGGTTATAAAATCTTGTGAGTTCCACTTGATAATCcattggaagaaaaataagatcACGCAGAACAGTGAATTCCATTAATGGAAAGTTCAAAGTGACTTGTGCATGAGAATTGCAGTcggttaaaagaaaaaaaagaaaagaaaaacatccTAGAAAAAATAGTTAAAGAAAAAGGAACAGAAATACTAACCGGTAGTACGCACTTTTCTTCTTCAGAGCTGGACTGTGAGAGTATTTATCTACGACTGCTTGAATAATGGCAAAATCACTTGAATCAACTTTGTATAAAGCTTCTTCTAACAAAGACAATCTCTGTCAATAAACCAATCACAAGCACTCAAGTTTCAAACGGAAGGAATAACATGCTGCTACTTGTTATGATTCTTAACCAGCATAACTCCTTAACCAATCAGGTCATCTTCTTCTAGTTAAGTTTCAATTAGGACCATTGGAATAGATAAAATATGACGATAATTAGAGATAACACACCGTTGATGGAACAAAGTGTGTTGCAAGGCTGCAAGCAAGCATTTCAGCACCATCCAATCTGGTACCTGTAAGACCAACATATTCTCCTGCAATGCACATAGGGGAGAAGGGGCAATCAATAATTGAGAACAAAGATAGTAAATAAGATTGAGCACATGCAATACTTCCCACTTTACCCTTCATACAAAAGACAgtacaggaaaaaaaaaattatttattgaaGTCAAACAAACATGTAAACCAGAGACATTACAGAATTACCGAAGAATCCAGGAAGCCTGGACAAGTAATAAGAGGCACCTACATCCGGAAAAAGTCCCAAAGCAGTTTCTGGCATTGCAAAAACCTGCAAAGGATTCATAAGAAATACAAGGGATTAAGTTGCTACTAAAAAGACAGATATCTTTGCAATTGCCTCCCCAAATGCAGTAAAAGATCTGGACTGTTCGGTGGGATACCAACAGCGATGCAACAAATAACACAGTCTGCAGATTTCTTGCTTTTACTTGTAGAAAACAACAGatccttcctcttctttcccAATACAAAGGTCAAACCATAATCTCAAATCATACACATAGCTTGGGAATTCATGCATCCCCTTAGCACTTTTATAATGGGAACTTATGTACCTTCCTTGCATGCTTGTTCTTTACAAGTTCCCCATTTAGCTCAGAAAATCTTAGCCATCCATAAATATAAAGAAATGCTACATTTTAATCTCTGATATGTGCAATATATGTCATCAATATTTTTTGACACAATTTCAGCATACGCCTTACAGACTATATTATCTCAAAGCCCATGGACTTTGGCCATGAAACAGAAACGTGTTTTATATTCTTTAAGTCCTAGAAAGGTTATGTCTTCATTCCTTGATCGGGTTAACTCATACTTACAGATTTTCAATGTATTCACAGAAACATTGGATCCATATAAAGCAACAAAATTATTATTGATGTGCAACAAAAAGTAATGAGATTATTTTCAAGATATTGAAGTGACAAAATAACTAGCATCTCACAATGGACAATTAACTGCAATGCTTACAGATAGAGCATTGAAATTTTCCATATAGTGCACTCAGAATTTTCACGTGTAATTCAGTCTTATCCTACTGTGATAACATAAGAGAAGTTAACTTCCCATAGTTTAAAACAAAGAGGGAAAatagagaaaacaaaaagattaaaaaaaggtcgtacccagtgcacaaggctcccgctttacgcagggtctgggagacaTACCGAAATTACTCCTAACTTCAGACCTTAGATAAAGTGAGACATACCGAATTCTCAGTTGCAACACGGAATCTTCCATGTATTGAAGCACCAGCCCCACCTCC
This region of Malus domestica chromosome 07, GDT2T_hap1 genomic DNA includes:
- the LOC103412694 gene encoding 3-hydroxyisobutyryl-CoA hydrolase 1 isoform X2, producing MASSITSIPREGDSVLVQKNLIARTLTLNRPRQLNALNFDMISRLWEHFLAFEDDANVKLVIVKGKGRAFCAGGDVAAVVRQINEGNWRLAAYFFQKEYTLNYLLATYSKPQVSILDGIVMGGGAGASIHGRFRVATENSVFAMPETALGLFPDVGASYYLSRLPGFFGEYVGLTGTRLDGAEMLACSLATHFVPSTRLSLLEEALYKVDSSDFAIIQAVVDKYSHSPALKKKSAYYRMDVIDKCFSRRTVEEIVSALEDEEAPNGADAWLTSTIHALKKASPMSLKISLRSIREGRLQGVGQCLVREYRMVSHVVKGEVSKDFREGCRALLLDKDKNPKSEGKEAESSFSVWRRKQREERAPFAESKGELQRA
- the LOC103412694 gene encoding 3-hydroxyisobutyryl-CoA hydrolase 1 isoform X1 — encoded protein: MASSITSIPREGDSVLVQKNLIARTLTLNRPRQLNALNFDMISRLWEHFLAFEDDANVKLVIVKGKGRAFCAGGDVAAVVRQINEGNWRLAAYFFQKEYTLNYLLATYSKPQVSILDGIVMGGGAGASIHGRFRVATENSVFAMPETALGLFPDVGASYYLSRLPGFFGEYVGLTGTRLDGAEMLACSLATHFVPSTRLSLLEEALYKVDSSDFAIIQAVVDKYSHSPALKKKSAYYRMDVIDKCFSRRTVEEIVSALEDEEAPNGADAWLTSTIHALKKASPMSLKISLRSIREGRLQGVGQCLVREYRMVSHVVKGEVSKDFREGCRALLLDKDKNPKWEPSKLELVTNHMVEQYFSKLDDEGWEELKLPARSNLPATAVAKL